Within Vicia villosa cultivar HV-30 ecotype Madison, WI linkage group LG1, Vvil1.0, whole genome shotgun sequence, the genomic segment ctctcttaggttttgacactttcgattcaatggccgtgagatatgacacttccttgttaaccaagccaagctacaacccgaaagtccttagtgattcatgcttatacacTTTTTATATGTCTTGTGCTTAGATGAGTtcataattaattcggtatgtttgcgtcattgtctggtgagtgttaggatcctccatttttgttctctcagtagagaagtgcgtaggtgtgattcattcttgaacttcttttgcttgtggaatttttgacatagaatttgtatataagattagcattgttatcatggtactttgatggaaactggtaaggattgatctttgtgtacttttggaatttgaaccattcaattgttcttgtttctaccttgttgtttcatttgtgatattttgtgttcccggtaatttatcattgttttgtttgaggacaaacaagagtttaagttggggagagttgttaggtgtcAAATTGTGttcatatttagtttaattaatggcacctttcgaccgtttttatcggatattcgtacaattccctgaagttttagataattatttatagtttataatattaagctttcattttatgttaatatgtgttttagttatgattttgtaggttttagccaattttggggaagtttggagcttgttttggcctTGATTGAAGAGTGATGGGCAGAagttagcgcgcgtcgcgcggagatatGGGCGCTTCGCGCCCTGGACAAGTTATTTTGAAGCTTCAAAgtagagagttgcgcgcgtcgcgcgtctgggcggtttatattttttaagtgtaatggcgcgtagcgcgctggagggcgcgacgcgccctggacagaaaacagTTTTACTATAAAAGGAGTAAATTTGATATTTTACTTTCTTCTTGACATTCTTAAGAGCTCAAGGAACCCTAACTACTGtagcaaactgagaattggagattcgaagctttgatcgtcgattaatcgccgtagatgcttgttgatcttcatcctttccttcttgagcaagctaccattttcatggatagctaaatctcttttgtatcaagataagatgtaatcttcctagccttttgtatgtatttcttgtgaatatattgtgtatgaacaagtgatgatcaatatagatggtttagtttgtttattaaagcttttctatggtataagtgtttgagacatcaatgtttgtatctagacctaactttatcatctatcaaactataagttgcagacatggatttagcgtttgatgtgtacttagtatcggttttaaaatgttatttgtattgtttaaacggtggagaaatcgtcggttaaacaatacggtaaatctagctatatcatTGCGGGCACGGACgatatagacgtcgatacgtaattatattgatcgttaacaagttcatatacatatatttataggaagacatacaaatttaggtcgatgaaatcgaatcttgatacatttttttaacttagaactttcattaatttactctttgctactaaagtgttgaatgatcttttgcaaacccaaaactaaagtaacattaactcaagacaaaataggctatagaatggcggtgatatcgcaataatccctatggatacgatataaacgaaaagtacaccacaatactctttcaacagcaCCCTACGCGCCTCAATTTCGGAACACTTTATGCAAGTCTTCCGATATGTAAATAAACAAACCGCAACGCATTCCCCAACTCTTCCGGTTCACAAGAAAAACCACCCGGAAGTCTTTCTAAAACTGTTCAGGAAAGATGAAAACCAAACTGGAATACTTTGATAAAGTGTTCCGGTAAGCTCTTCTGCAAACTGGAAGAGTTTACCAATGCATTCCGGAATGTGTTTCCGAAACTCTTTTCATATGTCTTCCAGAATGCTTTttgccattttttgaatttttttatgtttttttcagGAATGGAAATTCCGCTCCAGATTTGTCAAAAAACGAGACAACTGTAGATACCACCGATGCTTTCACAActtcacaaagatttgtcatacGGGAAGAGGTTATCTAATGGTTTAAAGAAACTGGAATCAATAATAAAGTGACCATTATCATCACCCATTTGGACATCAAAATAGGCAAAAGAGGAAGAAGCAACAAAGTGATATTTGGGTGCGATAAAGGGGGAAAATATAAGGATAAAAGTGAGACTCAAAGTTCTACTAAGAGACGTGGATGTCCATTCAAAATCAGGTCGACTCCAGCAAAAGATGGGTCTAGATGGAAGGTTGATGTAAAATGTAGAGTTCATAATCATGGTTTACCAGTTAGATTAGAAGGTCATTCCTTTGTTGGTAGGTTGACAACAGATGATAAGCAGTATGTTGCTGATTTGACAAAGAGACATGTTCTGCCTATACACATATTGATTTCCTTGCAAGAGCGAGATCCTGAAAATGTCACTCGTATCACGCAAATATACAAGCATAAGAGTGTGATAGAAGCAGAGATAAGAGGTCCAAGAAGTGAGATACAACATTTGCTTAAGCTTATAGAGGAGGCGAACTATGTTTATTGGAGTAGGAAAAGGGATGATTCAGAAGTTttgagagatattttttgggcTCATCCAGATTCGGTAAAGTTGCTGAATCTTTTTCCAACTATCTTGATTATGGACGCCACATATAAGACCAACAAATATAGGCAACCTCTGTTTGAAATAGTTGGCATGACATCGACCGAGTTGACATTTACGGTTGCATTTGCTTATATGGAGTGTGAGCAGACAGAGAGTTATTGTTGGGTCTTGGATAAGCTGAAGcaattgtttgtgaagaaatatgTGGGTCCACAAGTGATTTTGACGGATAGAGATCTTGCTTTGATGAAAGCAGTTGAAGTTGTGTTTCCCACGACGCATAACTTGCTATGTCGTTTTCACATTAACAAAAATGTTGGAATGAAATGCCAGGAATATGTGATGAAAGACATGCAAGAGACGATAGACACATTGTGGAAAGATGTTGTATGGGCTAGTAATGAGGTTGATTATGGTGTATGGTTGCAGTATCTTGAAGGCGACGTCTGTAATCCTTGAATGGGCGCCATATGACGTCTGTAGGAGTCAGCTGGTCCAAAACCGGTCTCAGCTGATCCACCTTCATGGCTCCTTGCTTATACGACCATCTCATCGCCCGAGGAAGCCCATGATTTTCAAATGGATGCCAGTTCTCTCCTTTTGCTTCCAAGTGTGGGAAAGTActcatgaatccaacactgttaccaaataaattatatcatataaattaatatacatatattaaataatataaataaaaatatatgaattaacatacaattaattaaaggataaaaattaaaataacataaatacctATAGAAGATTAGGATATCCACCTAACTGCTTGCAACTAAAcatagatgcatctccaaaatgtCTATAGAGAGTGACCAGTGCAGTAGATGCCCAACTATAAGCACTAAGTCTCTCTAAGTCTCTAAACAGCAGCAAATATCGGGCCTCAACAAGAGTAAAGGTCTTGTCCCCAAAAATTGTACAACCGACCAACATCATAAGATATGCCCTGGTCGCAAAAGCCCAGCTACTAGCAGCATGATGCTGCACAAATCTATCGTATAACCACTGCAATGAATAATAAGCTCCTCTGCAGTCACGCAGATGTCGAGCCATCTCACCCCTCTCCAATTGTTAGaatataggataagtatttcctttatcgtttcctcagggattgatgcgatactaCCACCGTTCTacagtttagtgtattttgagttaaggttgGATAAAAGTTTGGTGACATAAAATGTAGAGAGCATGAAAagataataaagacaataaaatagggtttgaaaACAATTTGAGTAAACTGtgccaagattagtgttcattagtttgcttcatatgtattCTAAGAATCATGTATATGaacctattaatgattaatacaaccacATATCCTCTCGACACcctttatctctaaagcaatattgtaattattatcatattaaccgtcagatgatctctcatgccgacaatcaacttgataatcttaaaagcttgatacaagtgattatcaactcacaaatctatctctagagtttgtttattgatagatgaatatcctttaggtcaagatttgaaatatatctctcaatagtgatccaaaacaacaaatataacatgaataacaagatattcaccatatattaatcatcaaccaagtccatatacaaaagatcaaagaaaatacatatttacaaactaactacgtctaatcttgacacaagatgaaacttagctctccatagccatggaagcttcaacaacaagcaacaaaacaAGATTCGGTAGCATCAAACTCAAAGAAAGATGAAAGAAGATGCTTTGAAATCTTGAAGATTCACTTGAAAATGGatttttctctcctcttttctcttGCCCTAACTTTTTGTAAAAGTATGTTGTGTTAAAAGTAGGTAAGAACCCCAAAATATCATGTTAAAGTGCCTAAACACAAGTGACCAAAAAGTAGGTCCTCTAAGCGGcctaggtccgctaagcggacatcccaaaatatatgttttgtcttcagcatccgctaagcggactcaaATTTGGATTTCGCCTCTGCCAAGCTTCGCTTCAAGCGGGGTGATGAAATTTTGGAGCATAAGCGCGCTAGTGGTCCGCTTAGTGGACCTTCTGATACCCAACTTCTTCTTTTAGTCTCCAAACCTTCTTCCAAGCTCATTCCATTAAAGCCTTTCATTCCAAGCTTGCCAAAATAGTCAATACCTATATAAAAGGTAAATAAAAGTCATAAAACTAAACTTATGTACAATCTAAacaaaaatgttatttatttacatactattacACTAAAAAGAATAAAACTTGGTGAAAGAtttaagaaataccacaaaatcTATACACAAAATATGTACAATTaggattctaacaactctccgCAACATTTGTTTATCCTTGAACAAAGCTAGCTCACAAGCACAAAACTAATATTCATAAAAGGTTAGCAACACAAATTGAATTGTTCAAACTTGAATTACATACCTACAAGATAAGTcttccttgcttgtacaagattctAATATGACTATGAGCTAAATTCTAAACACAAAACATTTCAACACAATTGCATTAAGGAAATAATGTTCATGAATGAATCTCCTAAGTTTCACTTCACAAAATATGAAGGACAAATGCAATGATAGCATATGGGACTTATCACACTCACTAGCAATGGTGCACATccaaaacaattcatatattcatctatACTATGCACACGAAACAATAGACACAAAGATCACTGAGGGCTTCattcggttgtaacttggcctgggttccaaacaagtgataATATATGTACACGACCattgaaacaaaaagggtgaatgatcatggaaagcatttatttatttacacaacTACATATTTGTTACCCTTTTGTTCTTCAACACACAATGCATTCTTTTCATTTCTTTGAATCATTtagatttttcttctttctttactttttgttctttctctttttcatttcttttctttttcaaagaattcattgcaccaccattttctttctttttcttttatttagtagacctctctccccaactttaaacaTTTCTATCCATCAAGGCATCAATGCTTTCCATTCAAGGTTCAATTGCTATTGAGTTAAGTGTTTACCAAAGAAAGTTTTCAAGTGAATCGagacttttcttttcttatcaTTCAAAATTTATTGCATTTTTCGTTGATTCACttgtcaaaaataaatttttaggctcaaaattggttGCAAATGATCACACTCTAACGGGTAGCCCTTTTTATGGTGGTTTTTCTCGTAGTGCTCAAAAAAATTTTCCTCGATcccttctaagtcctaatgtctCATAACAAAGCAAGATTaaacatgaatcatttgagttaacACATATTGCTAGAACACTATTATTTTTGTACAAAGTGATTCAAACATAAACAAGATTTACAAAATGCAATGTGGCTCAAAATTTGTGTAAAGCACCTAATCCATAGTCATATTCTAATCTACAAAGCAATAAAATTCTTACCTTGGTATGTACATCATCAAGAATATTATCATCACCATCCCAATTTGATGTTGACACACCTTGGCACAACTTTGCTTCTTTAGAGCATAACTTCTATTTCAaagacaaacacaaaaaatttATATACACCATATATACAATATATGTACACCCTAACCTACAATTAACCAAAATATGTTAACTAACCTAACTTAATATAAAAGAAATCGTATTTATATACATTCTATATACTACTAATAATCCTAAACAAACTAAATAACACTACTAAAAACACAATACTATACTAACAACATTAAAATTAATACTTAAAATAACAACAAGGACATAAATTGCCCACAAAAGaacaaaatacttaaaacattcaACTTAATTAAACAAAGGCATAAGTTGCCTACAAAATATGTTCGGGTGGCACCCATGGCCACCAAAGTACAACACAAAACCTCATCCGCATACGGATGGAACAAAATATCAAACATCAATATTAAACTAAAATACTACCAAGTCTTAATCATAAAGTTAAAGTAGTACGataaaagaaataacaaaaacTAAACATAAACTAAACAACATAAAATTAGCATAACATCGTCAATCATCTTCTCCTTGCTCCATATCTTCCTCTGTCTCTTCATCCTCTTCGGCTTCCTCATCCACCCCCTCTCTGAAAAATGGCCTCTCCACGGGCCATGCACAATGAGCTTCATACTCCTCATTGGTCGGAAAAGTAGGAACATCTGCCGGATTGCACTTGTGGCGGTATAACTTACAAAGGGAGTCATGAATCATCGGTTGCGATCTCCTATTTGCATCAAAATAAGCTCAATTATACCTGCAAGCCAGCTGTTCATTATACCTTCCAGCAACAGGAGGAGCCATAGCCTGTGGTTGAGGTTGAGCTCTAACACCTAGCTTGGGATATCATTACCTGTGAATGTAGCCGGTGTTCACAATATTGGTGATATTCATGCTTACCGTATCAGGAATCTCCACACCAGCTTTCTTGCAAAGTCCCATAATGAGACCAGGAAATCCAAGCTGAGTTGTAGGCTTCGTCCCCAATTTATGACCACTTGAAGCCAAAACCCTTATCTCCTAAGAGATAATCTGTGCGACATCAACTTCTCCCCCAGTCATAATCCACCATATCAAACAAGACATATCTATAGTGAGGTCGAAGTTGTGGCTTCTTGGTTTGATATTGCTCAGCAAGAGAACCATATACAACTGCGCCATTTGGTTCATGTTCCCTCTATCCATTTTTGTTATGTAATCAGAAGGATTAAGAGTGAACCCACGGTTTTCAAATGAGAGAACATTAGAAATTTCCTGCATATTCCAAGTTTTAGCAGCTACTTTCCTTGCATATGCACACTTCCCACCTGCCGGAAGGCACAAAGGTTCACCAAGGAATGAGTTAATTGCATCCCTAGTGAAAGACACCGCCCTACCTCTCACATATGAGTTGTAAGTGTATTTCATCCCTTCCACGGGCAAAGAATTGGCGTAGAACTCACGCACAATGTCCACGTTGATTTGTGTTTCCGGAGAGATGATGGCTTCCCACTTCCTAGTTTCAATGTTTTCTAAGAACTCTCTAAAGGGACCGGTAGGCGGAATGTTGAAAACTTTCTTTGGCCAAATCTTTCGATCACATAATTTGCCGAACCTCTCTTGTTGTAGTGGGCCCAAAAACCTGTGAGTACCAAAAGGGGGTGTTGGTGCAGTACCGGAACTTGATCTGGTATGTTGCCTGGCTCTCTTTCCTCCATCAGCTCTTGACgacatttgaaaaaaaatcaacatagatacaccaaacatcatcaaaacaGAGTCAATTAAACCAAATAAGCTTCTTAAAACAGTACACGAGCCAGGGACCCATGGCAATTCAGCCcataaaacagaaaaaaaactgCAACAAACAAGGTCTACTTAGCGGACGGGGGTCGgcttagcggacctgcgcagattttcaaaaattctgCAGACAGCAGGTCTGCACCAATCAACTATAATGGCTTCAAACCCCTCTTTCATACACAGTATAGTAGCAAGGAAGAAGCATTGGATGAAGAATACTACTAAAACCCTTAAATCTACCTACCCTAAACAACAATCTAACATAACCTAACATATCAACAAATTTTCTTCTTAAAAACAGTACCCATTCACAAAATCTACTCCTAAATCACACATTTAATCATAATAAATATATCTACTACACAAATCCTAGTCTCTAATAATCTAAAAGCAAAAAGTACTAAGATAAAAAGCATTACATACCTTGAATTAGCAAGAAATATGAACGAAATTTGCAGAGATTTAACAAAATCAAAGATTTTCTTTGAATTGATTGAAGTTGAAATGGTGGAGAAGAATAAGGAAGTTGTTACCTTTGAAAGTTTTGTGAAATGTGGTGAGTTAGGGTTAGAAACCCGCTCAGCCACTGAAACAGTGCTTTATTGGGCCTTTGGACCGGTTCTGGTCCATTGGGacctttaatttttttcttctgttttttcGCAGGTCCGCTTAGCAGATAACAGAAAActgcatttttctggtttttcagcAGACCAGTTTTCCCCGACTTTTCTCCACCGATTTTCCAACATCCAAAAACACAAGAAACAGAaaatacttacaatgttggggtgcctcccaactagcgctttaTTTAACATCGGTTAGCTTGGTGATCCGAGGCGGCTTCACGCATCAAAGAACGGAACAACTTCCAAACTTCGGtcgacttcaccaccaagataaGCTTTGAGTCTTTGACCATTCACAGTCCAACTTTAGTTTGTTGTCGGGTTTTCAAGCACAACCACTCCATATTCTTTCACTTCTTTTattcggaacggacccgaccaTTTTGATTTCAACTTGCCCAGAAACAATTTCAATCTTGAATTAAACAAAAGCACCATTTGACCTTCTTTGAAATTCTTCTCCTCTATCTTCTTGTCATGATATCCCTTCACTTTCTCCTTGtagattttgttggattcataggcttgAAGTCTCAATTCCTCCATTTCATGCAATTGTAACTTTCTTTTCTCACCACTTAACTTAGGATCAAaattaagcaacttcaaggcccaataCGCCTTATGCCCCAACTCCACGGGAAAATGATAACTCTTCCCGTATACCATTTGAAATGGAGTGAGTCCAATCGGTGCCTTGTAAGCGGTCTGATAGGCCCACAAAGCTTCGTCTAACTTTTGCGCCCAATCCTTTCTTGAAGAAGaaacaatttttttccaaaatcctCTTTATCTCACGATTAGATACCTCCGCTTTTCCATTGGCTTGTAGATGGTAGGGTGTTGTGAACTTGTGTTTCACACCATAATGCTCAAAGACTTTTTCCAGTGAAGTGTTGCAAAAGTGTGAGCCGCCATCACTAATTAGAACTCTCAGAGTACCAAACCTAGTAAATATGTTTTTATTCAAGAATTTGATTACGGTCTTGCCATCCGCCTTAGCGCACGCACTAGCCTCTACCCATTTGGAAACATAATCAACCGCCACCAAAATGTATTCACAAGCAAACAATGGTGGAAACGGGCCCACAAAATCTataccccaacaatcaaaaaccTCCACTTCCAACATATTATACAATGACATCTCATTTCTTTTATTCACTCCACCACTCCTTTGACAATCATCACAAACTTATGCATGTAAGTAGGCATCTTtaaacaaagtaggccaaaataATCCTGATCGAAGGACTTTTGTCGCCGTCCTTTGCCCACCATAATGTCCACCATAGGGTGAGTTATGACAATGCCATAAGATTCGCTTTGCTTCTTCCTTTGTCACACACCTTCTCAACACATTATCAACTCCATTTTTGAATAGGTAAGGATCTTCCCACACATAGAACTTGGCATCATGAAGGAATTTCTTTCTTGCACTTTTACTTAAATCCTCCGATATCCAACCCGACGCCTTATGATTGGCCATGTCCGCAAACCGCGGCCTTTCTTGCACCATAAACAACTTCTCATCCGGGAATGATTCtaaaacctcttcttctttgttggtTACTTCTTCATTCACTAACCTTGACAAATGATCCGCcaccaagttttccgctcctttcttATCTCGAATCTCTAGGTCAAATTCTTGTAACAAGAAAATCCACCTAATGAGCCTTTgctttgaatccggcttggtGAGCAAATATTTTATAGTTGTATGGTCAATGTACACAATAACTTTCGAACCAATTAAATATGACCTTAATTTTTCTAATGCATTTACAATAGCTAGTAGTTATTTTTccattgttgcataattgatttgtgcttcattaagaaccttactagcataatgtatagcgtgaaaattttttccttttctttgacccaacaccgctcctaccgcataatcgctagcgtcacacattagttcaaaatcaagtttccaatcgggcgttatgattatgggtgcggtggtcaatctttgtttcaattcattaaaagctaatAAACATGCATCATCAAAAATAAAAGGCTTATCTTTGTTGAAAAAGTTGCTCAATGGCTTTGCAATCTTCGAGAAATCCTTGATAAACCTcctatagaatcccgcatggcctagaAAGCTTCGAATTCTTTTGACATTTCTTGGTGGCGGTAACTtctcaataacctccactttttCCCGATCAACTTCAATGCCTTTGGAAGAGACTTTATGACCAAGGACAATGCCCTCGGTcaccatgaaattgcatttttcccaattaagcaCCAAGTTGGTtaacacatcttttcaacacggcatccaaattcttcaaacaaaaatcGAATGATGCTCCAAAGACGGAGAAttcatccatgaaaacttccattgtcttttcaatgaagtccgagaagatagcttgcatacatctttggaaagtggctGGTGCATTGCACAATCCAAACGACATTCgtctataagcaaaaattccgaagggacaagtgaacgccgttttctcttgatctttaggATTGACCGAAATTTGATTATATCCGGAATAGCCATCTAGGAAACAATAAAACTCTTGACCCGACAATCTTTCTaacatttggtccataaaaggtaaagggaagtgataTTTCCTAGTAGCTTGAttaagctttcggtaatcaatgcacatcctccatccCGTGACTGTTCTTGTCagaatcaactcattcttgtcatttgtgatcacgatcattcctcctttcttaggtaccacttggactggactcacTCATGCACTATCAGAAATCTGATAGATCATTCCGACTTCCAATAGCTTCACCACTTCCTTCCTTACAACTTCTTTCATCGTAGGATTCAACCGACGTTGAGGTTGAGCAaccggtttaaaatcctcctcgatcatgattttatgcatacaataggctggACTAATCCCTTTTAGATCAGaaagaacccatcctattgcttccttGTTAGCTATAACACATGAATTAACTTTTCTTCCTCCTTGTTTGATAATGAACCATAAATTATCGCCGGCTTCTTTCCACCTTCTTCTCGTCGCCTTTAACTAAAAAATGCCTAACCTTTTTATCATGGACAATGGAATAAGATTGATACTTGAACCCAAATCAACTAAACCTCTTCCCACATGAATAtcaccaatagtaaccggcaaagtGACTATACCGGGATCGCTCTCTTTTCTTGGTAAGGTACTTTGAATAATTTCACCACACTTTGCATCAATGACGGTTTCGGGCTCGGcgtacttcttcttcttcttctttgtaagAATATATTTCATGAACTTTGCATACTTAGGCATTTGCTCCAAAGCTTCCGAAAAATGAATGTTGATTTGCAATTTTCGAAATATATCCATGAATCGAGAGTAGAGTCTTTCATTATCCTTTCTTGtaggtgtcgctaccgcgaaaattaacagagtcgccagtaacatatttatcctgaaaaggaagggaatgccagcaaaccacaatacaaaacaacggtctcacaaccagagaagagggtaagggagtcggttacgcgaggggaaggtattagcacccctcgcgcccatcatatttgatggtatccacgcttgtgtctaaaactatgggtgtgtaacaaatctacgcctaATCtgaactaaaatgcatgcaaaatgtagggaaaagaaagagttatactcgcatggaccctaccccgctgcctacgtatcctttttgaggaatcagaggtaccgtagctcgtctaactagtttttatttgttttgtgttttttaggtgagcgAGTTACATTCatactccgctgctcgacctttggagtcttacgcttgggaatggagcggaaataacaagctcttaagaaaagaaaatcaaagagtgtggtttgtgttttaaagaatgcatgaggaaaacctaatctaagggggaaagcttgctacctatgttatcatacaaagggtacaagactaaactaagctagcaacctatgggaaaagcgaatgcaaacaagaatatcacacaaacgagctccgctcataaagcaaacaaaaccaccgGCGCAGGCCGAGTAGTAGAAaaacggtcccgccatagccaaggggagcgaatcacccgagtcaaccaagcattagacctcgcgaaaatgatcgggccatagacaagaggagcgagtccctctcagcaaccaagctgtcacggatccaaaaggaaaacggtgcatgcgtacaccgagcatcaacatcgGTCAACATGAGCTAAGAAATGTGGGGGTtcggttgcatgaaccctttaactgacatactcgataacaggatcttgtgctggttcagaagcaagcaacgaGTAGCGTGTgcttactgaacggactcgatgagactgggcgggggttgattgctaaccctttccgcatgcctttccatgaggacttaacggagtgcctttaaaggtcttattacaccgtgactccctgccgcaaagcacaaatataaacacaccaacaaaaacagggCCTCTTtcaagggcttggccagatgaatgtctaggtcctacttctcatgttataggatgatgcgaaaagtggtaaagtgcgagaaaagataaaatgaaacgaGATCAATACCAAGCAGATTATGATCCGTGAATTGCTGCAAATAGTAATAAAGAAAACCAGagatcccgcaagcgagctagcaaaagcaacaggcAAATAATCAGCACACCGATTAGACTCGTAGTCAACAAGAATCGGCgccgtgaaaataaatcacgcgcTGATATGTGCGTCGAGCACAAACGTACTATACACCTGCAAGGGAACATGAAATCCAGACAATACAGATATAAATGTGACGTGCGCGTCTCATGATCGAGTACGCGAATCGGGAAGAGATAATGTcgtgtcccgcaagtaaagcggaacacgagaGAATAAGCGTCGATCGGGAGTTGCCTTCAGaatgccttgcatactagcacacaagttagagataacaaaaaccgcaatcggaattgcgttagtGCTTTACACCGAAAATGGATAACGAAATGAGAAATTAACACACTTTTTAAACATAAATCGAGCGAAAGTAAGATAACAACCAGAAATAGCACTCAAATGTTAATCAAATATGTACACAAGCATTATAGaaaccaaagaaaatatttaCAAG encodes:
- the LOC131594496 gene encoding uncharacterized protein LOC131594496, whose product is MANHKASGWISEDLSKSARKKFLHDAKFYVWEDPYLFKNGVDNVLRRSGGVNKRNEMSLYNMLEVEVFDCWGIDFVGPFPPLFACEYILVAVDYVSKWVEASACAKADGKTVIKFLNKNIFTRFGTLRVLISDGGSHFCNTSLEKVFEHYGVKHKFTTPYHLQANGKAETAYKAPIGLTPFQMVYGKSYHFPVELGHKAYWALKLLNFDPKLSGEKRKLQLHEMEELRLQAYESNKIYKEKVKGYHDKKIEEKNFKEGQMVLLFNSRLKLFLGKLKSKWSGPFRIKEVKEYGVVVLENPTTN